The Roseovarius indicus genome has a segment encoding these proteins:
- a CDS encoding DUF192 domain-containing protein, whose amino-acid sequence MGNRGKAIRLIVAGLGLSLLPALAAADEACRDDQITLRGDWGQARFTIEVADDAGERAQGLMHRESMARSAGMLFVYDSPRTVRFWMKNTLIPLDMIFADETGTVRHIHRMAEPESEDMIYGGNNIQFILEINGGMADALNIGKGSEMRHPAIATDDATWPC is encoded by the coding sequence ATGGGAAACCGCGGTAAAGCAATCCGACTGATCGTTGCCGGGCTGGGGCTATCGCTGCTTCCGGCCCTTGCTGCGGCTGACGAGGCCTGTCGAGACGACCAGATTACCCTTCGCGGCGACTGGGGCCAGGCTCGTTTCACCATCGAGGTGGCCGACGATGCCGGCGAACGCGCGCAAGGTCTCATGCACCGCGAGAGCATGGCACGCAGTGCCGGTATGCTTTTCGTGTACGACAGCCCGCGCACGGTACGCTTCTGGATGAAGAACACGCTCATCCCGCTCGACATGATCTTCGCCGACGAGACCGGCACGGTGCGGCACATCCACCGGATGGCCGAGCCGGAAAGCGAAGACATGATCTATGGCGGCAACAACATCCAGTTCATCCTCGAAATTAATGGCGGCATGGCTGACGCCTTGAACATCGGCAAGGGCAGCGAGATGCGCCACCCGGCCATTGCGACAGACGACGCCACCTGGCCCT